The genomic window TATTAGAGGACTTTAGCGAGATAGCTGAAGATACTTATGATGTCCTCACTGCAGAGAGAAAAATAAGACAATTATTCCGGAAATTAAGGTTAGGGGAAACAGATGTTAATCAATGATGATGGTAATTTTTACGCTCATATAAAAGAGCAATTGCAAATAAAAGGTTCTAATATACCAAAAAAAACTAGTAATCTAGATGCTATAGAAAAAAGGCTTTTGGAGATGGTTGATTCTCTTAAAATTGCAAAATATAACCCAGATAAAGATGATGATTTTTAAAATTGTTGCAACTTTTCAAATTAAGCTACGATAAATTAATTAGAGGTTTTTTTAAGGAGTTGAGGATGAAATATAAAGTAGTTGCATTTGTTGATTTTAGCCAAGTGATTCCTGTTAATGAAATATTTTGTAATAAAATGTATGACGGCTTATCCAATTTGGAATCAATTCTTCAACAAGAGCGAGATTTGATTATAGATGTTATAAGATTTGCTTCTCAAAATAAAACAAACAATAAACATTATGCTCAATTATTAGAAAAAATAGATAACTTATTGAATCAAATAATAATTGACAAAGCAACTCTTTCTACTATTAAAGAAAAGGGTTACATTTCTAGAGCAAATTTAATTAAATTTAGTTTTAATCATCAATCAAGAATATTAGGAGAAAACTTAGACGGCATGATAGTTTTAATTAATGTTAAAAGTTTTGAGGAATTATCAGAGAGTATAAGAGCCGACTATAGTCAAAGGAGAAAAGATTTAGAACTTACAAAAAGATCCGTTATGGACAATGGGTTAAAAGATTTTGTTCTTTTATTAGAGAGAGGACATTTTGCTAACAATCAACTAAATGAGATAGTGAATTTTTTAAAAGGAATGAGTGTAAAGGTAGATTCTTTAGAATATTCAATAATTAAAAAGTTAGAAGAGTATAAAAATAGGTCAATTGATAAAAAGGAACAGACCGCTATAGAACAAAAGATCAAGTTAATAAAAAACAAATTTCAAATACAAAGAAGTATAATTGAACTAATCCAATCAAAGCTTCTTAAGGATATTTATTCTTTGTTAGTGGACTTAAAAGATGTCGCTGATTTTTATGTGAAAATAGTAAATATATTAAATTCAGAAGAATCACACGCGTTTGTTGCCTCTTCATTTGGAATTGATGTTTCTGTTGTAGCTTCGAAACTTTTTGATGTTTTAGCCAAATCTATTGAATTAATGAAGCAAAATGATGTTTTAAATAAATCTATATTGAACGATAGCAGAAATCAAAGAAGGAATTTATTGAGAAGTTTAAAGATTCTTGATGAAAAGATTCAATGTTTAAGTCGTCTTAGTGAGGAAGGCAAAGAAGTTGAATTTAATCCAAAAGCAACAATTACTTATAGCCAGCCAACAATCGGGTCAAATGGTTGGTGGGACACTTTAGGGTAGCTGCCTAACGGTATTTAAAAGCTCTACTAATTTCTCTGTCTATTTCTCTAGTTTTAATTGTTTCTCGTTTGTCGCCCATTTTTTTCCCTTTTCCGAGTCCTAGTTCTAGTTTCACATATTGTTTTTTGAAATAAACTTTAAGCGCTATGAGTGTCAGACCTTTTTCGTTTATTTTACCAATCAGTTTGCTTATTTCATTTCTTTTAAGTAATAATTTACGTGTTCTTGTAGGCGATATTTGTTGAAAGGTGTTAACTTTTTCGTATGTTTGTATTTCCATGTTATGGATAGTTGCTTCTCCATCTTTTATTCGGATAAAGGCTTCAGATATGTTCAATTTACCGCTGCGAATAGACTTTACTTCATTTCCTAGTAAGGCAATACCAGCTTCGAAGGTTTCTATCATCTCATAATTGAACCATGCTTTTTTATTAACGAAGGAATTTGTCATAGTAGTAAATGTTAAAACGTAAATGGTGAATAGTAAATAGTGAACTGGCGAATGGCGAATAGCGAATAGTTAGAAAAATGTTTATTTGTTTAAGGAGTTGTTGTTATTCCCCTTTTATAAGGGGGATGTCATGCACCAGAAAGTGCGTGACAAGCGGATAAAAAGGGAAAGGGAAAATGAGAAACATGAATTAGGCAAAATGAATGTTTAAAATTTTAAATTTTGGGTAAAAGTAATATAAGAGTAAATAATAGGGGGTTTAATCATGGAAGAAGAATATGAGAAAGATCAAACTTAC from Candidatus Margulisiibacteriota bacterium includes these protein-coding regions:
- the smpB gene encoding SsrA-binding protein SmpB; its protein translation is MTNSFVNKKAWFNYEMIETFEAGIALLGNEVKSIRSGKLNISEAFIRIKDGEATIHNMEIQTYEKVNTFQQISPTRTRKLLLKRNEISKLIGKINEKGLTLIALKVYFKKQYVKLELGLGKGKKMGDKRETIKTREIDREISRAFKYR